The following coding sequences are from one Pseudomonas oryzae window:
- a CDS encoding LysR family transcriptional regulator gives MSQPRDLPPLNALRAFEATARLGSVSRAAAELHVTHGAVSRQLRALEEHLGVALLAKDGRGVKLTDAGQRLSAVAAAAFDDLRNVCFELREGRAQAPFVLGCPGSLLARWFIPRLDRLQRDLPQLRLQLSASEGELDPRRPGLDATLWFAAPPWPADMQVFELAEECIGPVLSSRHARYAALREAPASALLGEPLLHTASRPQAWPQWARAQGLDPAGLGLGQGFEHLYYLLEAAVAGLGVAIAPQLLVADDLAAGRLEAPWGFVATPARLALWVPARGGDRRAVELAAWLRRELA, from the coding sequence CCTTCGAGGCCACCGCCCGGCTGGGCAGCGTCAGCCGCGCGGCCGCGGAGCTGCACGTCACCCACGGGGCGGTGAGTCGCCAGTTGCGCGCGCTGGAGGAGCACCTCGGCGTGGCCTTGCTGGCCAAGGACGGACGTGGCGTGAAACTCACCGATGCCGGCCAGCGGCTGAGCGCAGTGGCCGCCGCGGCCTTCGATGACCTGCGCAATGTGTGCTTTGAGCTGCGCGAGGGTCGCGCGCAGGCGCCGTTCGTGCTCGGCTGTCCGGGCAGCCTGCTGGCGCGCTGGTTCATCCCGCGTCTCGACCGCCTGCAGCGCGACCTGCCGCAGCTGCGCCTGCAGCTCTCCGCCAGCGAGGGCGAGCTGGACCCGCGCCGGCCGGGGCTGGACGCCACCCTGTGGTTCGCCGCACCGCCGTGGCCGGCGGACATGCAGGTATTCGAGCTGGCCGAGGAGTGCATCGGCCCGGTGCTGTCGTCCCGCCACGCGCGCTACGCCGCGCTGCGCGAGGCGCCGGCGAGTGCGCTGCTCGGCGAGCCGCTGCTGCACACCGCCTCGCGCCCGCAGGCCTGGCCGCAGTGGGCGCGTGCGCAGGGGCTCGATCCGGCCGGGCTCGGCCTCGGCCAGGGTTTCGAACATCTCTACTACCTGCTGGAGGCGGCGGTGGCCGGCCTCGGCGTGGCCATCGCGCCGCAGCTCTTGGTCGCCGACGATTTGGCCGCCGGGCGGCTGGAGGCGCCTTGGGGTTTCGTCGCCACGCCGGCGCGGCTGGCGCTGTGGGTGCCGGCGCGCGGCGGCGACCGCCGGGCGGTGGAGCTGGCGGCGTGGCTGCGGAGAGAGCTGGCGTAG
- a CDS encoding PA0061/PA0062 family lipoprotein — protein sequence MRALLLLAAPALLAACASPLPRPDPQQAWIELRTEPGELLMAEKIDGKRLNDGRYFQVTPGAHRLETSYRFEVFIGPLLNSDPVYMLCYLRLDYAHFAAGQRYRLQARHWQFQTESWLEDAGGQRLADGQEWHCITQ from the coding sequence ATGCGCGCCCTCCTCCTGCTTGCCGCGCCGGCGCTGCTCGCCGCCTGCGCCAGTCCCCTGCCCCGGCCCGATCCGCAACAGGCCTGGATCGAACTGCGCACCGAGCCCGGCGAGCTGCTGATGGCCGAGAAGATCGACGGCAAGCGCCTCAACGACGGCCGCTACTTCCAGGTCACCCCCGGAGCCCATCGCCTGGAGACCAGCTACCGCTTCGAGGTGTTCATCGGCCCGCTGCTGAACAGCGACCCGGTGTACATGCTCTGCTACCTGCGCCTGGACTACGCGCATTTCGCCGCCGGCCAGCGCTACCGCCTGCAGGCGCGCCACTGGCAGTTCCAGACCGAATCCTGGCTCGAGGATGCCGGCGGCCAGCGCCTGGCCGACGGCCAGGAGTGGCACTGCATCACCCAGTAG
- a CDS encoding aminopeptidase → MSILRLLPLLLLLTGCSSLGYYAQLAEGQWQLLRARQPVAELLADPQQPAELRQRLRLAQDARAFASAQLALPDNRSYRLYADLKRPYVVWNLFATPEFSLEAQTHCFPIAGCVAYRGYFDEQRARGAAARLRLQGLDTEVAGVEAYSTLGWFDDPLLNGMLDWSDERVAALIFHELAHQRLYLPGDTAFNESFARFVEEEGLRQWRRARGLPPPPAHLQRQREQFVALMLASRARLEALYAQLLDAEALRARKQAEFQRLRGEYAALRDGPWLGDRRFDGWFARPLNNARLLPFGLYEQWVPAFAALFAETGGDWSRFYARTAALAALGEAERRQALAALQACDGFAGPPRLD, encoded by the coding sequence ATGTCGATCCTCCGCCTGCTTCCGCTGCTGCTCCTGCTCACCGGCTGCTCCAGCCTCGGCTACTACGCCCAGCTGGCCGAGGGGCAGTGGCAGCTGCTGCGCGCCCGTCAGCCGGTGGCCGAGCTGCTCGCCGACCCGCAGCAGCCCGCCGAGCTGCGCCAGCGCCTGCGCCTCGCCCAGGACGCCCGCGCCTTCGCCAGCGCGCAGCTGGCCCTGCCGGACAACCGCAGCTACCGTCTGTACGCCGACCTCAAGCGCCCCTATGTGGTGTGGAACCTGTTCGCCACCCCCGAGTTCTCCCTCGAGGCACAGACCCACTGCTTCCCGATCGCCGGCTGCGTGGCCTATCGCGGCTACTTCGACGAGCAGCGCGCCCGCGGCGCCGCCGCGCGGCTGCGTCTGCAGGGGCTGGATACCGAGGTGGCCGGGGTCGAGGCCTATTCCACCCTCGGCTGGTTCGACGATCCGCTACTCAACGGCATGCTGGACTGGAGCGACGAGCGGGTGGCGGCGCTGATCTTCCACGAGCTGGCCCACCAGCGCCTGTACCTGCCCGGCGATACTGCCTTCAACGAGTCCTTCGCCCGCTTCGTCGAGGAGGAGGGGCTGCGCCAGTGGCGCCGTGCCCGTGGTCTGCCGCCGCCGCCAGCGCATTTGCAGCGCCAGCGCGAACAGTTCGTCGCCCTGATGCTGGCTAGCCGCGCGCGTCTGGAGGCGCTGTACGCCCAGTTGCTGGACGCGGAGGCGCTGCGCGCGCGCAAGCAGGCCGAGTTCCAGCGCCTGCGCGGCGAGTATGCGGCGCTGCGCGACGGCCCCTGGCTGGGTGACCGGCGCTTCGACGGCTGGTTCGCCCGCCCGCTGAACAACGCCCGCCTGTTGCCGTTCGGCCTCTACGAGCAGTGGGTGCCGGCGTTCGCCGCACTGTTCGCCGAGACCGGCGGCGACTGGTCGCGTTTCTACGCGCGGACCGCCGCGCTGGCCGCGCTGGGCGAGGCGGAGCGCCGGCAGGCATTGGCCGCGTTGCAGGCGTGCGACGGATTTGCCGGTCCGCCGAGGCTTGACTAG
- a CDS encoding dodecin: MSDHHTYKKIELVGSSRASIEDAINNALAEAAKTIHHMDWFEVVETRGHIQDGLVGHYQVTIKVGFRIVGS; this comes from the coding sequence ATGTCGGATCACCACACCTACAAGAAGATCGAACTGGTCGGTTCGTCGCGTGCCAGCATCGAGGACGCCATCAACAACGCCCTGGCCGAGGCGGCCAAGACCATCCATCACATGGACTGGTTCGAGGTGGTGGAAACCCGTGGCCATATCCAGGACGGTCTGGTCGGTCATTATCAGGTGACCATCAAGGTCGGCTTCCGCATCGTCGGCAGCTGA
- a CDS encoding PA0061/PA0062 family lipoprotein, whose product MRQPLLPVLPLAASLLLAACATPLPPHDPGKAWIDMRGQPDTQLGADELDGRYWPDRRYFQVSPGAHRLQVRFGFEVPSGGFGQGSGPAWRTCILAVDYAEFAAGAHYHLEVRRIAHRAMGRLLDAEGRRLARAEVVRCGAY is encoded by the coding sequence ATGCGCCAGCCGCTCCTGCCCGTTTTGCCCCTCGCCGCCAGCCTGCTGCTCGCCGCCTGCGCCACCCCGCTGCCGCCACACGATCCGGGCAAGGCGTGGATCGACATGCGCGGACAGCCGGACACCCAGCTCGGTGCCGACGAGCTCGATGGCCGCTACTGGCCGGATCGGCGCTATTTCCAGGTCAGCCCCGGCGCCCACCGCCTGCAGGTGCGCTTCGGTTTCGAGGTGCCCAGCGGCGGCTTCGGCCAGGGCAGCGGGCCGGCCTGGCGCACCTGCATCCTCGCCGTGGACTACGCGGAGTTCGCCGCCGGGGCACACTACCACCTGGAGGTACGGCGCATCGCCCACCGTGCCATGGGCCGCCTGCTGGATGCCGAGGGCAGGCGCCTGGCGCGCGCCGAGGTGGTGCGCTGCGGGGCGTATTGA
- a CDS encoding calcium-binding protein has product MATFKFNTYLDDLYVESGNWIVTQFSSSQITLEGAEFQIVLTGTSFAVGTSGAPLGTITGVKVYGYDYASGNPATTLVVDGSGLNHSLAGFVSALETGYHGGVDFLLNGNDTLNGSAGDDEMAGFGGNDTLNGGDGDDELFGDSWEWDYDSDSIVAGSDVLNGGNGNDWLDGGAGADSMSGGAGDDVFVVDNAGDKVIEAAGAGARDRVEFNNGQGLLSYTLAANVENLSVFHWMTSGTPSIMTAKGNDLSNKISVDPYGDMGLQEKLYGMGGNDRLFSGNGNDVLDGGTGNDIMLGGFGSDIYYVDSNLDKVLEEIIADPQSSDVDTVVYTVAVAGSTASLGGAVSGLTNSVVLSQIENLNLGLNTTTTTALNGVGSLAANKLIGNAAVNKLYGLAGNDQLYGYDGADQLFGDSGNDILVGGAGKDSLSGGAGNDIFDFNALSETGITNTTWDVITDFVRGQDRIDLSTLDANTATTTNDAFSAVIGSTTAFTAAGQLKVVSGVLYGNTDADSTAEFAIQLTGISSLSTADFIL; this is encoded by the coding sequence ATGGCCACCTTCAAGTTCAACACCTACCTCGACGACCTCTATGTCGAATCAGGCAACTGGATAGTCACGCAGTTCTCCAGTTCGCAGATCACTCTCGAAGGCGCGGAATTCCAGATCGTGCTCACCGGAACCAGTTTCGCCGTCGGCACCTCCGGTGCGCCGCTCGGCACCATCACCGGTGTCAAGGTATACGGTTACGACTATGCATCCGGCAACCCGGCAACAACCCTTGTCGTGGATGGCAGCGGCCTCAATCACAGCCTGGCGGGGTTCGTAAGCGCACTGGAAACGGGCTACCACGGAGGTGTCGACTTCCTCCTCAATGGCAACGACACCCTCAATGGCAGTGCCGGCGACGACGAAATGGCCGGCTTTGGCGGCAACGATACCCTCAACGGTGGCGATGGTGACGATGAACTGTTTGGCGACAGCTGGGAGTGGGATTACGACTCGGACTCGATCGTCGCAGGCTCGGATGTCCTGAATGGTGGCAATGGCAACGACTGGCTGGATGGCGGCGCCGGAGCCGACAGCATGTCCGGGGGAGCTGGTGATGACGTGTTTGTCGTGGACAACGCTGGCGACAAGGTCATCGAAGCGGCCGGAGCAGGCGCACGCGACAGGGTGGAGTTCAACAATGGACAAGGCCTGCTGAGCTATACCCTGGCAGCCAACGTGGAGAACCTCAGCGTATTCCACTGGATGACGTCGGGCACGCCCTCGATCATGACGGCCAAGGGCAACGATCTGTCCAACAAGATCTCGGTCGACCCCTACGGCGACATGGGGCTCCAGGAAAAGCTGTATGGCATGGGCGGCAATGACCGCCTGTTCAGCGGCAATGGCAATGACGTTCTCGATGGCGGCACCGGCAATGACATCATGCTGGGCGGTTTCGGCAGCGACATCTACTACGTCGACTCCAATCTGGACAAGGTCCTGGAAGAGATCATCGCCGACCCACAAAGCAGCGATGTTGATACGGTGGTCTATACCGTCGCCGTCGCCGGCTCGACAGCCTCCCTTGGCGGAGCGGTCAGCGGCCTGACCAATAGTGTCGTCCTCAGCCAGATCGAGAATCTCAACCTGGGCCTCAACACCACGACAACCACAGCGCTCAACGGGGTCGGCTCCCTCGCAGCCAACAAGCTCATCGGCAACGCTGCGGTGAACAAGCTGTACGGGCTTGCCGGCAACGACCAGTTGTATGGGTATGACGGTGCGGATCAACTGTTCGGGGATAGCGGTAACGACATCCTGGTCGGCGGAGCCGGCAAGGACAGTCTCAGCGGCGGCGCAGGCAACGACATCTTCGACTTCAACGCCCTCAGCGAAACGGGGATCACCAATACGACCTGGGACGTGATCACCGACTTCGTCCGTGGGCAGGACAGGATCGACCTGTCGACTCTGGATGCCAACACCGCCACCACCACCAATGATGCATTCAGCGCAGTGATTGGCAGCACGACCGCCTTTACTGCAGCCGGCCAGCTGAAGGTGGTGAGCGGCGTGCTGTATGGCAACACCGATGCCGATAGCACTGCCGAGTTCGCCATCCAGCTCACCGGAATCAGCAGCCTGTCGACGGCAGACTTCATCCTCTGA
- a CDS encoding TolC family outer membrane protein — protein sequence MTAFRPTLLLLACLASPAIAAVAPEAGDSAAAGQTVDLWQLFQEAQSADPRILAAQAKSRSAAWSQREAFGQMLPQVGLSSTFNRTYSETERLEAYYNGERYALGLNQVLYDPEAWQNYKRFTALAGQQEAEARNTLEQASVDLVERYFAALAAEDEHELVRAELRATERNLERVQSLFKRQLAMITDVLEISARVDALKASEIEAANRVTVSREALSELVGRPITEDLRRLGPNPAFSLPPHEREHWVRTALELNPALQSHRKAVDAAQASVRQARAGHLPTVNLNLMGQRSDIGYENSPNPRTDTYVASVGVQVPIYSGGSTSARTASMYEQLMAAEHTYETARRQLVRETREAYFSAETSLSRIAAGRTAQTSAEKARQAAERAFELGVMNAVDVLDTVKEEYRARRDLLKAQYDFITSVLVLHRWSGTLVDEDIRKANEWLVAGGGR from the coding sequence GTGACCGCATTCCGCCCTACCCTGCTGTTGCTCGCCTGCCTGGCGAGCCCCGCCATCGCCGCCGTGGCGCCCGAAGCCGGCGACAGCGCTGCCGCCGGGCAGACCGTCGACCTCTGGCAACTGTTCCAAGAGGCGCAGAGCGCCGACCCGCGCATCCTCGCCGCCCAGGCGAAAAGCCGCAGCGCCGCCTGGAGCCAGCGCGAAGCCTTCGGCCAGATGCTCCCGCAGGTGGGGCTGAGCAGCACCTTCAACCGCACCTACAGCGAGACCGAGCGCCTGGAGGCCTACTACAACGGCGAGCGCTACGCCCTGGGCCTGAACCAGGTGCTCTACGACCCGGAAGCCTGGCAGAACTACAAGCGCTTCACCGCCCTCGCTGGCCAGCAGGAAGCCGAGGCGCGCAATACCCTGGAGCAGGCCAGCGTCGACCTGGTCGAACGCTACTTCGCCGCGCTGGCCGCCGAGGACGAGCACGAGCTGGTCAGGGCCGAGCTGCGCGCGACCGAACGTAACCTGGAGCGCGTCCAGTCGCTGTTCAAGCGCCAGCTGGCGATGATCACCGACGTGCTGGAAATCTCCGCCCGGGTCGATGCCCTCAAGGCGTCGGAGATCGAGGCCGCCAACCGGGTCACGGTGAGCCGCGAAGCGCTATCCGAACTGGTCGGCCGACCGATCACCGAGGATCTGCGCCGGCTCGGGCCGAACCCCGCCTTCAGCCTGCCGCCGCACGAGCGCGAGCACTGGGTGCGCACGGCGCTGGAGCTCAACCCCGCCCTGCAGTCGCACAGGAAGGCGGTGGACGCCGCCCAGGCCAGCGTGCGCCAGGCCCGCGCCGGCCACCTGCCGACGGTCAACCTCAACCTCATGGGGCAGCGCAGCGACATCGGCTACGAGAACAGTCCCAACCCGCGCACCGACACCTACGTCGCCAGCGTCGGCGTGCAGGTGCCCATCTACAGCGGCGGCTCGACCAGCGCGCGCACCGCCTCCATGTACGAGCAGCTGATGGCGGCCGAGCACACCTACGAGACCGCCCGCCGTCAGCTGGTGCGCGAGACCCGCGAGGCCTACTTCAGCGCCGAGACCAGCCTGAGCCGGATCGCCGCCGGGCGCACCGCGCAGACCTCCGCGGAAAAGGCCCGCCAGGCCGCCGAACGCGCCTTCGAGCTCGGCGTGATGAACGCCGTGGACGTGCTCGATACCGTCAAGGAGGAATACCGCGCCCGCCGCGATCTGCTCAAGGCGCAGTACGACTTCATCACCAGCGTGCTGGTCCTGCACCGCTGGAGCGGCACCCTGGTCGACGAGGATATCCGCAAGGCCAACGAGTGGCTGGTGGCGGGGGGTGGACGCTAG
- a CDS encoding HlyD family type I secretion periplasmic adaptor subunit: MSDTRNDALATANELPTSDRSIRRIGYAILFVTFGLFGSWAALAPLDSAALAPGVVTVKSYRKTVQHLEGGIVRALHVRDGDQVAAGQVLIELDDTQAAAEQEMVRSQLIAARALEARLLAERDGRETVAFAEAASTDRRVREAQDGEAQIFQARRISRLGEVDVLSKRIVQLEEQIRGFQAVIAGKQELSKSYGEEVGDLRALLSEGFVDKQRLREQERNLALLRAEIADLQSSIARARLQIGETQLQIVQLNKEFATEVVDQLAEVQTKVFDLRERLAAAEDRARRTRIRAPEAGMVLGLQVHTVGGVINPGTPLLDIVPASEELIVEVQISPIDIDRVAPGKLADIRFSAFNHATTPVIEGRLTHVSADRLVNQETGVPYYLGRVELTEQGRQDLGKLLLVPGMPAEVLLNTGERTLLSYLVQPATNAFARSLIED, encoded by the coding sequence ATGTCAGATACCCGCAACGACGCTCTCGCCACCGCGAACGAGCTGCCCACCAGCGACCGCTCGATCCGCCGGATCGGCTACGCCATCCTCTTCGTCACCTTCGGCCTGTTCGGCTCCTGGGCGGCGCTTGCCCCGCTGGACAGCGCCGCCCTCGCCCCCGGCGTGGTCACGGTGAAAAGCTACCGCAAGACGGTGCAGCACCTCGAAGGCGGCATCGTCCGCGCCCTGCATGTCCGCGACGGCGACCAGGTGGCCGCCGGCCAGGTGCTGATCGAACTGGACGACACCCAGGCCGCCGCCGAGCAGGAGATGGTGCGCAGCCAGCTGATCGCCGCCCGCGCCCTCGAGGCGCGCCTGCTCGCCGAGCGCGACGGCCGCGAGACGGTGGCATTCGCCGAGGCCGCCTCGACCGATCGGCGCGTGCGCGAAGCCCAGGACGGCGAGGCGCAGATCTTCCAGGCCCGGCGCATCTCGCGCCTGGGCGAGGTCGACGTGCTGAGCAAGCGCATCGTCCAGCTCGAGGAGCAGATCCGCGGCTTCCAGGCGGTCATCGCCGGCAAGCAGGAACTGTCGAAGTCCTACGGCGAGGAGGTCGGCGACCTGCGCGCCCTGCTCAGCGAAGGCTTCGTCGACAAGCAGCGCCTGCGCGAGCAGGAGCGCAACCTGGCCCTGCTGCGCGCGGAGATCGCCGACCTGCAGTCCTCGATCGCCCGCGCCCGCCTGCAGATCGGCGAGACCCAGCTGCAGATCGTCCAGCTGAACAAGGAGTTCGCCACCGAGGTGGTCGACCAGCTGGCCGAGGTGCAGACCAAGGTGTTCGACCTGCGCGAGCGTCTGGCCGCCGCCGAGGACCGCGCCCGCCGCACCCGGATCCGCGCCCCCGAGGCCGGCATGGTGCTCGGCCTGCAGGTGCACACGGTGGGCGGGGTGATCAACCCCGGCACGCCGCTGCTGGACATCGTGCCGGCCAGCGAGGAGCTGATCGTCGAGGTGCAGATCTCGCCGATCGACATCGACCGCGTGGCCCCCGGCAAGCTGGCCGACATCCGCTTCAGCGCCTTCAACCACGCGACCACCCCGGTGATCGAGGGCCGCCTGACCCATGTCTCCGCCGATCGCCTGGTCAACCAGGAAACCGGCGTGCCCTACTACCTCGGCCGCGTCGAGCTGACCGAGCAGGGCCGTCAGGATCTGGGCAAGCTGCTGCTGGTGCCCGGCATGCCGGCCGAAGTGCTGCTCAACACCGGCGAGCGCACCCTGCTGAGCTACCTGGTGCAACCGGCGACCAACGCCTTCGCCCGTTCGCTGATCGAGGATTGA
- a CDS encoding type I secretion system permease/ATPase: MPPKAPHTSSSLETVLATCKGSFLTVGFFSLFVNFLMLVPAFYMLQVYDRVIASGSESTLLMLTLILLLLIATLGALEWVRSRIMVRISTRLDTLLGPRLYDASFRQALFSGGMNASAQPLSDLTGLRQFLTGNGLFAFFDAPWLPIYLAVMFMFHPWFGWFGVFSALVLIALAYVNERLTNQSLQQANKENLAATAFTAKNLRNAEVVASMGMLPQLRRRWQARNNQVLLLQSQASDRAGTVTALSKTFRLLVQSLILGVGAWLVLEQEISPGLMIAGSILLGRALAPIDLMIGVWKGFSTARGQYQRLDELLQKIAVEPERMPLPAPRGEISLESLSVVPPGAQQPALRGLNLRVAAGEVVGIIGPSGAGKSSLARALLGIWPAAQGKVRLDGADVFAWRNEELGPHVGYLPQDIELFEGTISENIARFGEIDPVAVVEAARLAGVHELILRLPEGYDTLIGANGGALSGGQRQRIGLARAVYGKPKLIVLDEPNSNLDDVGERALLTALQELKVRGTTLFVITHRTSLLSCIDKLLVLRDGMLALYGPRDQVLSELQGGQPQAAVSPTNSVR, encoded by the coding sequence ATGCCACCCAAGGCCCCCCACACCTCCAGCAGTCTCGAAACGGTACTGGCGACCTGCAAGGGCAGCTTCCTGACGGTTGGCTTCTTCAGCCTGTTCGTCAATTTCCTGATGCTGGTGCCGGCGTTCTACATGCTGCAGGTCTACGACCGGGTGATCGCGTCCGGCAGCGAATCGACGCTGCTGATGCTGACCCTGATCCTGCTGCTGCTGATCGCCACCCTGGGCGCCCTGGAATGGGTACGCTCGCGCATCATGGTGCGGATCAGCACCCGTCTCGACACCCTGCTCGGTCCGCGCCTGTATGACGCCAGCTTCCGCCAGGCGCTGTTCAGCGGCGGCATGAACGCCTCGGCGCAGCCCCTCAGCGACCTGACCGGCCTGCGCCAGTTCCTCACCGGCAACGGCCTGTTCGCCTTCTTCGACGCCCCCTGGCTGCCGATCTACCTGGCGGTGATGTTCATGTTCCACCCCTGGTTCGGCTGGTTCGGCGTGTTCAGCGCGCTGGTGCTGATCGCCCTGGCCTACGTCAACGAGCGCCTGACCAACCAGTCGCTGCAGCAGGCCAACAAGGAAAACCTCGCCGCCACCGCCTTCACCGCGAAGAACCTGCGCAATGCCGAGGTGGTGGCCTCGATGGGCATGCTGCCGCAACTGCGCCGGCGCTGGCAGGCGCGGAACAACCAGGTGCTGCTGCTGCAGTCGCAGGCCAGCGACCGCGCCGGCACCGTCACCGCCCTGTCCAAGACCTTCCGCCTGCTGGTGCAGTCGCTGATCCTCGGGGTGGGTGCCTGGCTGGTGCTGGAACAGGAGATCAGCCCCGGCCTGATGATCGCCGGCTCGATCCTGCTCGGCCGGGCGCTGGCGCCGATCGACCTGATGATCGGCGTGTGGAAGGGCTTCTCCACCGCCCGCGGCCAGTACCAGCGGCTCGACGAGCTGCTGCAGAAGATCGCCGTCGAACCGGAGCGCATGCCGCTGCCGGCGCCACGCGGCGAGATCAGCCTGGAGAGCCTCAGCGTGGTGCCGCCCGGCGCCCAGCAACCGGCCCTGCGCGGCCTCAACCTGCGCGTGGCTGCCGGTGAGGTGGTGGGCATCATCGGTCCCAGCGGCGCGGGCAAGTCCTCTCTGGCCCGCGCCCTGCTGGGCATCTGGCCGGCAGCGCAGGGCAAGGTGCGCCTGGACGGCGCCGACGTGTTCGCCTGGCGCAACGAGGAGCTGGGCCCGCACGTCGGCTACCTGCCGCAGGACATCGAGCTGTTCGAAGGCACCATCAGCGAGAACATCGCCCGCTTCGGCGAGATCGACCCGGTCGCCGTGGTCGAGGCCGCGCGCCTGGCCGGGGTGCACGAGCTGATCCTGCGCCTGCCCGAGGGCTACGACACCCTGATCGGCGCCAACGGCGGCGCGCTGTCCGGCGGCCAGCGCCAGCGCATCGGCCTGGCACGGGCCGTGTACGGCAAGCCGAAGCTGATCGTCCTCGACGAGCCCAACTCCAATCTCGACGACGTCGGCGAGCGGGCCCTGCTCACCGCCCTGCAGGAGCTCAAGGTCCGCGGCACCACGCTGTTCGTGATCACCCATCGCACCAGCCTGCTCAGCTGCATCGACAAGCTGCTGGTGCTGCGCGACGGCATGCTGGCCCTCTACGGCCCGCGCGACCAGGTGCTGAGCGAACTGCAGGGTGGCCAGCCACAGGCCGCCGTGTCCCCGACGAACAGCGTGCGATGA
- the glsB gene encoding glutaminase B, translating to MHQLLNAILDEVRPLIGQGKVADYIPALAGVPADQLGIAVYGVDGQLYSAGDATTAFSIQSISKVFALVQAIRHSGEAIWQRLGHEPSGLPFNSLVQLELERGKPRNPFINAGALVISDLNQSRFAAPALSMRDFVRRLSGNPQIVSDARVAESEYQHRARNAAMAYLMQSLGNFDNEVEAVLKSYFHNCALAMSCEDLARACAFLANQGVCPHSGEQVLSAQQTRQVNAVMATCGLYDEAGSFAYRVGLPGKSGVGGGLVAVVPGRFAVCVWSPELNASGNSLAGLAALEKLSERIGWSVF from the coding sequence ATGCACCAGCTCCTCAACGCAATCCTCGACGAAGTCCGCCCGCTGATCGGCCAGGGCAAGGTCGCCGACTACATCCCCGCGCTGGCCGGTGTGCCGGCCGACCAGCTGGGCATCGCCGTGTACGGGGTGGACGGCCAGCTGTACAGCGCCGGCGATGCCACGACGGCGTTCTCCATCCAGAGCATTTCCAAGGTGTTCGCCCTGGTGCAGGCCATCCGCCACTCCGGCGAGGCGATCTGGCAGCGTCTCGGCCACGAGCCGTCCGGCCTGCCGTTCAACTCGCTGGTGCAGCTCGAGCTGGAGCGCGGCAAGCCGCGCAACCCGTTCATCAATGCCGGCGCGCTGGTGATCAGCGACCTCAACCAGTCGCGCTTCGCCGCACCGGCGCTGTCGATGCGCGACTTCGTTCGGCGTCTGTCCGGCAACCCGCAGATCGTCTCCGACGCCAGGGTGGCCGAATCCGAATACCAGCACCGCGCGCGCAACGCGGCGATGGCCTACCTGATGCAGTCGCTGGGCAACTTCGACAACGAGGTGGAGGCGGTGCTGAAGAGCTACTTCCACAACTGCGCGCTGGCGATGAGCTGCGAGGACCTGGCGCGCGCCTGCGCCTTCCTCGCCAACCAGGGTGTCTGCCCGCACAGCGGCGAGCAGGTGCTGAGCGCGCAACAGACCCGCCAGGTGAATGCGGTGATGGCCACCTGCGGGCTGTACGACGAGGCCGGCAGCTTCGCCTACCGGGTCGGCCTGCCGGGCAAGAGCGGCGTCGGCGGCGGGCTGGTGGCGGTGGTGCCGGGGCGCTTCGCGGTGTGCGTGTGGTCGCCGGAGCTGAACGCCTCGGGCAACTCGCTGGCCGGTCTGGCGGCGCTGGAGAAGCTCAGCGAGCGGATCGGCTGGTCGGTGTTCTGA